Sequence from the Xiphophorus maculatus strain JP 163 A chromosome 16, X_maculatus-5.0-male, whole genome shotgun sequence genome:
gcaggaacctattactattgtcggagagaagcgtctctttattataattctttatttttcttccgtaaccgttaatgcggctcataccgctgggtgcacacctacaaatgaggtatcaaaacgtgcagaaaattcacgccattggagctattatttttggtgggatttgggcttaacgtggcgacataattcgcaaaaaactgcgaaaaaaaccccattataactcaatgggaaaaatcctagaaataccctatttttgaggatttgctgtgtcgtcacaaattcacctagaaatgccattcaaatttcattttgtagatacgtctgtgatctcttcgaaagtgaagacggctcgtcgataccagttacggtttgtccacaatttgcctctaagcgacccaaagtttctcatttttcttcaaattagagtgacagcccatctcggttcatatctgggcacaacatttctttctctcatcactgtaaatgctctgagtgaggtacagatatgaatctcgggactatcgcagaagacacattgaactgtcatacgctcgaaacgcttttcgaatatgtattacggttcccgaacaagaaggatttgtttccaatgctttttttcagtaaagtgtgtttgctcaaacacacttgtgtgtttgagagctcacagctcagagctcacacctgctgagaccattatttgccatagcaacggaactcaagaggctattggctgctgatttggactacgaatacgcatcgctgtagttctatctatcctcagttgaaacagatcaggactgagaactggcctttagaactactgctgctatgggctgtatataactgatttaactcagtaactgttacacatgggattagtttggaactttaaaatggagcataataataatttcaaaataaaagccttgaatagttttacatcaggtaattgctgtttttggctttatttgacgttttcatccaaagcactgttacacatgggattactttggaactttaaaatggagaataataataatttcaaaataaaagccttgaatatttttacatcaggtaattgctttttttggccgtatatgactttttcatccaaagcaatgttacacatgggattagtttggaactttaaaatggagaataataatttcaaaataaaagccttgaatatttttacatcaggtaattgctgtttttggctttatttgacgttttcatccaaagcactgttacacatgggattactttggaactttaaaatggagaataataataatttcaaaataaaagccttgaatatttttacatcaggtaattgctttttttggccgtatatgactttttcatccaaagcaatgttacacatgggattagtttggaactttaaaatggagaataataatttcaaaataaaagccttgaatatttttacatcaggtaattgctgtttttggctttatttgacgttttcatccaaagcactgttacacatgggattactttggaactttaaaatggagaataataataatttcaaaataaaagccttgaatagttttacatcaggtaattgctgtttttggctttatttgacgttttcatccaaagcactgttacacatgggattactttggaactttaaaatggagaataataataatttcaaaataaaagccttgaatatttttacatcaggtaattgctttttttggctttatttgacgttttcatccaaagcactgttacacatgggattactttggaactttaaaatggagcataataataatttcaaaataaaagccttgaatagttttacatcaggtaattgctgtttttggctttatttgacgttttcatccaaagcactgttacacattggattactttggaactttaaaatggagaataataataatttcaaaataaaagccttgaatatttttacatcaggtaattgctgtttttggctttatgtgactttttcatccaaagcactgttacacgtggtattagtttggccctttaaaatgaagcttaacaaaaatttcaaaataaaagccttgaatatttttacatgacgtaattgctctttttggctttatttgactttttcatccacagcactcttacacgtggtattagttcagaactttaaaatgaagcatactgaaaatttcaaaataaaagccttgaatattttacatgaagtaattgctctttttggccgtatatgactttttcatccaaagcaatgttacacatgggattagttcggaactttaaaatggagcataataataatttcaaaataaaagccttgaatgttgttacatcaggtaattgctgtttttggctttatgtgactttttcatccaaagcaatgttacacgtggtattagttcggaactttaaaatggagcataataataatttcaaaataaaagccttgaatatttttacatcatgcaattgctgtttttgtctttgtatgactttttcatccaaagcactgttacacatgtgattagttcgtaactttaaaattaagcataataataatttcaaaataaaaaccttgaatatttttacatcatgtaattgctgttttcagcattatataactattttaacccaaggactattacgcatgggattagtttggccctttgaaatgaagtttaacaaaacttccaaaataaaagccttgagaaaattttaaatcgtaccgaatggtgcatgtccgcctcgcttaacgttcttgcggttctccgcgtgccactggtcacgtcgcggcgttctttggcgtcgacgccgacttgtggcgtgacgacgccgggcccaaaaccccacgggcgcgccttggcaggccccggctaaatttcttccgaaattttctagttggggcctgccatgcaaagcaatggcaggaacctattgctattgtcggagaaagtgtttctttattctttatttttcttccgtaaccgttaatgcggctcataccgctgggtgcacacctacaaatgaggtatcaaaacgtgcagaaaattcacgccattccagctattacttctggtgggatttgggcttaacgtggcgacataattcgcaaaaaactacgaaaaaaaacccattataagtcaatgggaaaaatcctagaaataccctatttttgaggattttctgtgtcgtcacaaattcacctagaaatgccattcaaatttcattttgtagatacgtctgtgatctcttcgaaagtgaagacggctcgtcgataccagttacggtttgtccacaatttgcctctaagcgacccaaagtttctcatttttcctaaagttacagtgcgtctctggctgcttagagtgagagatgaagacaactttttcagcccaaatcatttttgaaatcgccatcacgcccacaaatatcgcacgattagtatcacaatcggtcctgacattgatacgcctgtctgctccggtaaaatgttttcgaaatttatctagaccgtacggttttctgtcacggtgcttcagagcaaagtcatgcgacaggattttctgaggctgtctgaggctctctcccatgtatttgaatagaatttcagatctgggcacaacatttctttctctcatcactgtaaatgctctgagtgaggtacagatatgaatctcgggactatcgcagaagacacataggcctctcatacgctcgaaacgcttttcgaatatgtattacggttcccgaacaagaaggatttgtttccaatgctttttttcagtaaaccgtgttggctcaaacacacaattgtgtgtttgagcatgtatgactcacagctcacacctgctgagaccattatttaccatggcaacggaactcaagaggctgttggctgctgatttggactacaaatacgcatcattgtagttctatctatcctcagttgaaacagatcaggactgagaaccggcctttagaactacccgctgctatgggctgtatataactgatttaactcagtaactgttacacatgggattattttggaactttaaaattaagcatactgaaaatttcaaaataaaagccttgaatattttacatgacgtaattgctctttttggccgtatatgactttttcatccaaagcaatgttacacatgggattagttcggaactttaaaatggagcataataataatttcaaaataaaagccttgaatatttttacatcaggtaattgctgtttttggctttatgtgactttttcatccaaagcactgttacacatgggattagtttggaactttaaaattaagcatactgaaaatttcaaaataaaagccttgaatattttacatgacgtaattgctttttttggccgtatatgactttttcatccaaagcactgttacacatgggattagttcggaactttaaaatggagcatactgaaaatttcaaaataaaagccttgaatattttacatgacgtaattgctcttattggctttatttgactttttcatccaaagcactgttacacatggtattagttctgccctttgaaatgaagcatactgaaaatttcaaaataaaagccttgaatatttttacatcaactacttgcgttttcagcattatataactgatttaacccaatgactattacacatgggattaaaatagactgttttgcatgagcagcagatagatcctctattgcacatgtgtcaaactcaaggcccgcgggccacatgtggcccgctacgtcattttatgtggccctctcccccctaccaccgttttacagccccattgattgacttaaaataggttttgagcacgaattgactacaaactacatatcccataatgccttccgattcttaccaaccaacattacggcttctcgccactagagtgcagcagagtcacctcaagctgattattaattttcccagcgaataaaactgaaacatcgccaagctaacaagctaaagagcgaagtcccctttgaaatgaagtttaacaaaatcATTTAGCTAAGGtgtctttaaaacaaagtagaattatGGACGtaaagtattgtaagtctgaaataaaatcaattattaagAGCAAAATTACATCTGAATGGCAACAATTGTGGGAAGAAGGAACTAACGGTCGTcatttatttcatatacaaaagaATGGGTTGGGGAATATGGAAATAATAGGAGAAAATCGAAAAGAGCAATTAGTAAGgaaaagattgtgccttggatatactggattaaataaatctttacatTTGATTGGTAAAaatccaacaggtagatgtgagtgtggtatggatatagaaacagtagaacatttaataattaattgtggaaaatatacaGCAAGTAGAGAGaagctaaaacaataaattaggaaatatgatatagacatatttaaacataataagatattaattaaacaccaaataaataaagcggttattacatttttcaaggTAACAGTAACATGTAAGAATTTAGCTTGGGGGAGATGCTGTGGTACACACTCCAGCCAGTAGATGGCGTGTTAACGTTAGATGTAACCCGCCACTACAAAtcaccaagaagaagaagaagagctttctgcttccgaaTCTGCTTGGTAAAGGTAAGacgtgtttgtgttctgtccataaaagatactatttcaatatttaatttaattactatattattagaactgcttactgttgttaaattttatgtgttctttaagaaatgtgatggattttaaaagtttgactgctgtggaatatgttgttgtggctctgatagcgtagctgctagcttgatggaataTTTTTTCCACGACAAAACCGGAACcgcaatttgttcacatgttagcaatttgctaactggctttcgtaaAAGCTGTTAGACtataaaatctctgttaacatcaagctgatcagctgaaataaggcaattttgttttacctcaacctagagctattgtgacttgcagaaatggCCACAAATAACCagaactagcatattaagctaattcactgactcagttgcttcggatacagatactctcagctgccgtcttgtgccgacagtgaaaaacagcagaactacataatattagcttagtatgatgtaaattatcatttttgtttgaattacatgaAATAACTTCATAATCTGAGTttttatcattatgtttggcctatcaataatttcaaataaaacataaaatatcttggtttattttgttcatccgaaccacAACCTCGAGGTTCTCCGTTGTTGAGTTTCACCGGAAATTccgcggagaaatatctgtagcgcagcagctgcgatACAGTCTccccactagagtagaactgaaccgaaccaaacatgaacgtatttcattgCCTAACGAaagaaaaggaagcaaaaagatttttgctaaaaaaatctaaacttgaAAAGAGAACACAAAATGCGTTATGTGTACTAGTGTGATTGTATGGATAAAAGCAACCTGAAGAAAACCCGCAGCCGCAgaaactgagtcagtgaagtagctaactatgctagcTCAAGTTATTTGCAGCCATTTCTTCAAGTTGCCATCCCTCCCCCAATAACTGTGGTGTGTGGTAAAACAGTATTGCCACATATTGCCACGTTTAAGCTGTGATAGGTCCCACATATTTTGTAGTGTAACACTCTGaagaaagccagttagcaagtTGTTAACATGTAAACACATGTGCGCGGAAGTAACGCCTATAAATCACACAAAGCATCATGGGAGCTAGAAATTTGCTGGAaagaagataaatgttttagacCCACAGGAAGCTAATTAAGTGCTGCAGTGTTTTTAAGTCTCGTAATTTTGTTCGTATCTTCACATGTAACATCtctgtttttgtaaagtatattttttaaccAAGTTGTAAAGTGTACTTATGTTTGCACcagttgtgaaaaatatattggCCTTGTTTAGAAACCTTAGAacagttttaactttattcttgtacttaagaaaaaaatagtaacctatttttaaaatatatatatatatttacggtccttttttaattgaaatttattttgcttctaTTTACAGCTTCTCTCTTGTGCGAGACTTTGTGATTTGGAAGTTTTCCACTGCTGCCTGCTACGAATCTCACCTCTGCATCACGACACCATCTTATTAATTCACTTATACTGATACCTCTTAATAATACAGAGATATATTTTATCTAGATATTAAGACAAGCACATAGTTACATTGAGTTAAAAGCATTCACAAACACatataatattgtttaaataaccagcttcccccccccccaggtgtcttctttttttattgtgctgtTACAGGATGCCACGTAGAGGACGACGCTCTGAGGCGGCCAAGGTGAgatggaggaagctggagaTTGTGCCGGTCGACGCCAAGGTATAACAATTAAACATTGCAgtaattgtttttgtctaaCTGTAGTTCTTAATGTAGTTTAGACTTTAAGCATGATTATAATAGTTTCTGTGTTTACAGCCTGGGACACCACCGCTCACAACCAGCGCTTGGAACCCAACTCGGTCTCCGCCAAAGAAGGTATGgctatcattttaaattttagtaaCTTACTGTTGGATGAtaacaattatttcttttactaATTTTACTTATCTCTTTAGATGTCCCCACTGCTGGACGGTGGCCTGCCCAACCAGGTATGTTCATGACAAGTTCAGGATCATTTATGTAGAATAACCAAAACAAGTTATGTTTGTAGTTAATCtatacattttgtaaataattctTTTGCAGATGTCGCCTCCCATGGTGCGTCAGGAGGAGCCCCGTGTGCCACCGACCTCTCCTGGGTCACGTATGTAGataaaatctttgttgttttgttgttaaattttaaGCTGCATAAAAGCCTAATCTTGATAACTGCACGTTTCTAAACAGGCCGTGGGACGGGGCGTCGCCATCGGGTGGAGACGTGGCCAGCCTCCCGGGTGACCAGACGGAGCTGCAAGTTGGTTCTGCCTACTGCCGAGGCTCTGGagaagaaggtttttttttttgtataccTCATATACAAATCTTGGTTTGAATGGTAAAATTCTATAagcaaactttaatgtttgtttttatttttttttcagtttgctctTTTGGTTGGTGATTCCCATCTGCGTGCTATTGTGGATGGGTATTCTACCATGCCAAAGGGCGACTTCTCCTTAGGGGTGCTTGCATCCCCCGGTGCCTCTGCGGAAGAGTTGAAGCTTGAGGTGCTGGATGCAGTTCTGCCTCGGCCCCCCGAGGTGATCTGTCTTCTGGCCCCAAGTAACAACTTAACCGCCAGCAGGACCTTCGTGGAGGCCGGAGCGGCGTTTGACGCTTTGTTGAGTACCGTCTGCAACCTCTCTGCTAATGTAAGTATAACATCCACTGCATTTAACCATGATCAAATATATCAGAAAACTTGCCGTATATTAATTTTGTTCCtttatttggtttgaaatttaAAGGTGGTCGTTGTGGACTTTCCACCGCGCCTTTGCGTGGAGGACAGTGTGCAACAGCTGCTGCGGCAGGAGTTTCAACGTGTGGCTGCTCAGAGAAGTAAGTGACGTACACAATTTGTGTTTAGACTAAAACTTCagcaaatttacattttatagttttcaGGGTTCAGATctatgaaaaaatactttattttttctttcgtatgtaatttctttcaaattagaACATCGTTAGTGTGACTGAAAATaagaatgcatttttattttttttttctgtcaaggtgTTCGGTACTTGCCTGTCACTGAACACTTCCCATTGAGCAGCCTGGCCTTGTGGAGCAGGGATGGCGTAAGTTGAATTGATTTTCATAATTgtattgtaaacattttattgaggCGTACTGtatttgataaaatgtgtttataatttTAGGTTCACCTGAGCGACCATCCTGGGATGGAGGTCCTTGCTCAGTTGCTTGAGGCGGCGGTCTGCTCGCAACTTGAGTTAAGTGCATCGAAATCTCCTGCTCCTGTGATGTTGGCTCCACCCCCCCTTGGGACGGCTTCCCCCCCCGCGGTGAGACGTTGCCTGACCCAGCCGGTTGTGGTTACCGAAGTTGCTGCTCCGCGTCGTTCGGAGCCCTACGCCTGGACTGTGGTTGGTGGTGGTCGGAAGGTACTGGATAGATACttatttgatttaatgaaaattttgCAAGTgtatatttcactttttaacatgtttatttcatgtCCGCCTCCCTGATTGTCcatttcaacttttctttaaagtgcAGATTATAAAGTAAATGGAACTTGATTTTACAGGGAGACCTGCTGGACTCTTCCATCCCCCTGAATCCTGTGTGCTTCAGCCCAGCGTTGCTGGAGGACATGGACCGGATCGTTCCTGCGTCTGGCCTTGAAACTCCGCTACCTATATGTTGTCCGAAGGTGGaaaaggtgttttatttaattttaataaatgtaatcatttgaatttgatgtgcaacagtttgttttaacaattatataatttcttctatttttcttattagaaGGCGAGTGCGAAGCGTCGTTCCATTTCCGATCCCTACAAGCTGAATCCAGTGGAGCAGCAGGTCTGAAACCGTTTCAGAAAATATATCTGACTTTAATATAGtgaaatgtacagtacatgTTCGCTTTGCACAAAAAACGGATTGCTTCTGTTGATTTATAGATGGAGGGAGCGTCGAGAGAGAGCAACAACAAAGCTCGTCGCCAGGCACAAAGTCCGGTCCCCCCGATGGACGTCCAGGGCGAGTCCTCTTCCGTGCCACAGGAGGACCATTTTTGGGATGGGAGCTGCAAGGTAACTGTTTCCTACCATCTCAGTCACAACAAATGGGTGTAGCAGTGCAACGTGATGTGGAGAAAGTTGGCGTACTTGGTTCTGTGTATGACGAGGGTGCCAAAGATTATGTCACTCACATCAGCACAAATGGCTGTGCGAATTgagtttacatatttaaaaaaattgtattttacagcttttgacTTTGTAGAGATGCTGCTTtattatttgtgcatttcttagtttttattaaattgaatataatatCAAAATTTTTTGGATTTCCAGGTTTGCTAAAAAAGTGAGCTAATATTGTTAAAGATTAATTTCTAAAGTACAGAAAAGTAAATTTGAGATGCACAAATATGAACATATGGTTTTATATTGAAATCCCACCCAATACTAGTGTAATGACAGTATTTACCATGAAGTTAATttatcaaaattttatttcacttaatcTATTTAAcaacagaataattgattactcaattacaaaatatgtgtttacaACAGGCTTAATTGGTGGTAGATAGTAATCAGGtgaatatttgtataaatactaacttttaaaaaatttgtatGTTACAGGCTTCTGCGTTGGAACCCGGGATCAGCGGTCCACCTGTCCTGTTGGTAAGTGCTACACATTCCCAGGCCGACAAGAGGTATGCTGCATTTTCCCGTAATCACCAGTGCACATGCATGGCACTCACATTTTTAGCTTACCACAATGAGGGGTTGCAGTTTGACACAGTGATGCTTGATAGAGTGATTGAAAAAGGAGACCAACTTTATGCCGGCGTTAAACAGCAACTGATCAGTGATGGAACATTTCGTGACAATCACTTGACGTTTGAACAGATGCCTGACCATGTACTCACAGATAGGAACATCTATGCAGTACACACAACTGGTTTAAGGGTAGGTCATGTTTTTGCTCGTAGCAGGAGCACTCAAGGATCTCGACAATTGGGTTTGCATCTTGCCCTGCAACTGAAATGTCTGTCGGAAAATGTAACCCATGCTTTCCTTTTGGTGACTCCAGAGTGCATTGCAGTTTTCAGGGACAGAAGCGGTCGGTTTGGAGTTTTTGATTCCCACTCAAGAAATTCAGCAGGCCTGCCCCACCCCAGTGGAACTGCAGTAATGATGACTTTCTGCAACCTGTCTGACTTGGTCAGCCATCTATTGAAGCTCTTTCGAAATCGCGGCCCCAATGCCACCTATGAGTTTGTGCCAGTAGGTTTTGACAGGGAAAATGAAGATCATCCTCAGAACTTGACTTTTGACAACATTTCACCTGTAGCAACACAGGTAAGTCCAACTGCTTTGAAATCAGAGAGTCCGTCTGATGAGGAAATGCCTCCTTGGCTTAGGGAAGTTGCAAACGTATTAGAGGAGAGACCTCCAACCGTTACAAATTTGTCAAAAGTGCCAAAAACCgatagaagaaaaattaaaaacaggatcaaaacacaacagagacagaatgtaggaagtaaaatgaaacaaagttcaTCTGAAAAAGAGAGATATCTGACATCTCCAACATTTAGGACCAAAAAGCTACAGGccgtaaaagaaaaatacattcttCATCAAGTAGAGAGGAAGGATCACTTAAATAATAGATATAGAACAGATGCATCTTTCCGGAAGAGACGAAGAAATTACATGAAGGACAGATTCAATTTTGGCCGTACCTTCACAGAAAGTCATAAAGCTAAGATGGCTGAGTATATGAGGAAACGATTCAGAGATGATCCGATctttagaagcagaaaaaaatcaaacatcagGAATCGATTCAGAAACGATCCAGTCTTcagaagcaaacacaaaaaaaaaatgcgtGAATATATGAAGGCGAAGTATCATAGTGAGCCTGCTTATCgagcaaaacataaagaaaaatgtgctgcaAACAGAAGAGGCAGATTAACAACAGAAGCACGTTCCAAAAATGTAACACTGCAGCATGCTTTGCGAATCAGAAACAAGTATAAAAGAAACGTAAGCTTCCACCTTGAAACTCCAAGCCCTCTGATAACTGACGAAATGAAAGCTGCGATACGAAACTTTTATAAGAACATTAAAAACGGACCCACATATGTTTGCACTGTGTGTCACAGAGCTCTTTTCCCCAATCAAGTAAAGCACTGTAAACGAGATAAGTACACCAAGAATATGCGTGTAGTAGCTGATTCTCTAACCGGTACATATGTTCATGTGTGTGGATCTGCATGCTCAACCCCATGTTCTGTACCTCAAGAGAGGAAGGGGGAGTGGATCTGCTACACGTGTGACAGCCATCTAACCAGAGGAAAGATGCCATCGATTGCTGCTGTTAATAACCTTCACCTAGCTTCTGTTCCACCAGAGCTTGCGGAATTGAATGTACTTGAACGgcaattaattgcaaaaatTCTACCTTTTGCAAAAATTGTTTCTTTGCCCAAGGGACAGCAAAGGGCAATACATGGAGCAGTTGTCTGTGTTCCTTCTGACATGGAAACAGTTGTAAACAGTCTTCCGAGGCCCCGTGAGGAAGCCCAGCTTTTACAGGTGAAGCTAAAGAGAAAAACCAAGTATAAAGGGTACCAATACTTTTACAcagtaaacatgaaaaatgtcttagCTGCACTGACGAAGCTTAAAGATAGTCATCCAGATTACAAAGAGATAAGTATAAATGAAAGTGCAACATTTGAAGATTTCCAAGAGGATCAGCAAGTTGAGGACTTGGAAACAGAAGCAGCGGAGACTGAAATGGATATAGAAGCAGACCAGCAACCTGACCACATAGGGATAGAGCATCAGGCACTTCGACCTGGTCTGA
This genomic interval carries:
- the LOC102230707 gene encoding uncharacterized protein LOC102230707, with the translated sequence MPRRGRRSEAAKVRWRKLEIVPVDAKPGTPPLTTSAWNPTRSPPKKMSPLLDGGLPNQMSPPMVRQEEPRVPPTSPGSRRGTGRRHRVETWPASRVTRRSCKLVLPTAEALEKKFALLVGDSHLRAIVDGYSTMPKGDFSLGVLASPGASAEELKLEVLDAVLPRPPEVICLLAPSNNLTASRTFVEAGAAFDALLSTVCNLSANVVVVDFPPRLCVEDSVQQLLRQEFQRVAAQRSVRYLPVTEHFPLSSLALWSRDGVHLSDHPGMEVLAQLLEAAVCSQLELSASKSPAPVMLAPPPLGTASPPAVRRCLTQPVVVTEVAAPRRSEPYAWTVVGGGRKGDLLDSSIPLNPVCFSPALLEDMDRIVPASGLETPLPICCPKVEKKASAKRRSISDPYKLNPVEQQV